In the genome of Ferrovibrio terrae, the window GTCGTATGACGAGTTCGCCCGCACGCTGATGACGGCCGGCACCGACAATACCCTGCCGCTGGAAATCTATGCCATGACCACCAATGTGACGACGCCGGTGCTCTACGCGCTCGGCTCCGTCACCAGCGCCTTTTCCTTCGTCATCATCGTGCTGGCGCTCGGCGCCGTCACCTTTGTGCGCTGGCGCCGGGCGCGGCATGGCTCCGATGCCGGCCGGGGCGTATAATCGCTTCCATGACCGACGGTTTCACGATTCAGGTGATGAACCGCGCCCAGCTCGACATCGCCGTCGACTGGGCCGCTGCCGAGGGCTGGAATCCCGGACTGCAGGATGCCGGGCTGTTCCATGCCGCCGACCCGCAGGGCTTTCTCGTCGGACTGCAGGGTGGCGAGCCCGTCGCCTGCATCTCGGTGGTGCGCTACGGCCATCGTTACGGCTTTCTCGGTTTTTACATCGTGGCGCCGGGCTGGCGCGGCAAGGGCAGGGGCTTTGCCGTCTGGGAAGCCGGGCTGCAGCATTTGAGAGGACGTACCGTCGGCCTCGATGGCGTGCTGGCGCAGCAGGACAATTACCGCAAATCGGGTTTCAAACTGGCGCATCGCAACATCCGGTATGGCGGCGCGGCGGATTTCGGCGCGCCGGCTGCCGGCCTTGTCGATGCACGCGAGATCGCTTTCGACAGGCTGCTGGAGTATGACCGCCGTTTCTTTCCGGCACCTCGCGACGGCTTCGTGTCCGGCTGGCTCACCGCTCCGGGCCATCGCGCGCTGGCGGCGCTCGCCGATGGTGAACTGGCCGGGCTCGGCGTGATCCGGCCTTGCCGCCAGGGGCACAAGATCGGCCCGCTCTATGCCGCGACATCGACGCAGGCGCGGGCGCTGCTGGCCGGATTATGCGCCAGTATCACCGGGCCGGTCTGGCTCGATGTGCCTGAAACCAACGCGGCTGCCGTGACACTGGCCGAAAGCCTTGGCATGAAACCCGATTTCGAAACTGCCCGCATGTACAAGGGCGTCGCGCCTCAGGTCGAGATGGCGCGGCTCTACGGTATCACCACATTCGAGCTCGGTTGATGAAGCTGTTGCTGATCAATCCCAACACGACGGTTGCGGTGACCGAGAAGGTACTCGGCGTCGCCCGCCAGATGGTTGAACCCGACACCGAAATTGTTGGCGCGACCGGCCGTTTCGGCGCGGCCTATGTCGCCACGCGCAGCGCCTATGCGATTGCCGCCCATGCGGCGCTGGATGCCTGGGCCCAGGCAATCGACCAGCACGGCGATTTCGATGCCGTGCTGCTGGCATGCTTCGGGGATCCCGGCCTCGATGGCCTGCGTGAACTTTGCGATGTGCCAGTGGTTGGCATGGCCGATGCCTCGATCCAGCTTGCGGCCAGCCTGGGGAAGCACTTCGGCATCGTCACCGGCGGCGAACGCTGGGGCCCGATGCTGCGTGAATTCGTCGCCAGCCGCGGTCTGCTGGATCGCCTTGCTTCGATACAGACCGTGGCGCCGACCGGCGGCGACATCGCGCGCGATCCAGAAGGCTCTCTGGCGCTGCTGGCCCAGGCCTGTCGCGCGGCAGCGGACGCGGGCGCCGATACAGTGATCCTGGGTGGCGCGGGACTGGCAGGACTGGGCGCCGCGATTCGCGACCAGGTGCCGGTGCCGCTGATCGACAGCACCGAGGCCAGCGTGCGCATGACCGAAGCCGTCGCACGGACGAAGCCTGCGGCGCCGGCACATGACGCGCCGCCGGCTGTTTCCTGCATCGGACTCTCGCCTGCGCTGGCGAGAAAAATCTCAGGCCTTTAGGGCTCGCGCAGCCAGATCTGCGTGCGGCCCAGGATCGGCGTGCCGATGAAGCCGCGCAGGCGCAGTTTCTGCCCCGCTTCGGTCAGCGTAGCCTTGGCGTTGTAGATTTTGCCGTTCTTCGGATCGAGCACGCTGCCGCTGGCCCATTCATTGCTGCCGTCGGGTTTCAGGCCCCAGAGGAAGGTCATGCCGATCACCGGCCTGTCCTTGCGTTCGCCCTCGCAGGCCTCGCAGACCGGATCGGGTTTTTCATCGGGCCGATAGAAAATCTGCAGGATGCGGCCCTGCAACTCGCCGTTCGCTTCGGTGATCTCGACAATACTGCGCGGTGCGTTGGTTTCGTCGTCAATGGTCTTCCACTTGCCGACGAGGCTGTCGGCCGTCTGGGCCATCGCTGCGATCGGGCCAAGCGTGAGGATCAGAAACGCAATAATAATATTGCGCAGTTTGCGGGTCATGGGCGTCTCCCGGAAGAATCTCCTTGGGCGGAACAATGGCATAATTTCATGGTTTGGCGAATTCTCAGGCCATGGCGAAGTGTTATAGAGTGACGGGAAGCACAGGAGGTGCGGCATGAGTGAACAAACGACCGGCTCCCGCTTCCGTCTCGGCGTTGGCGCCGCGGAAGACTGGCGCATGGCTGTCGATGGCAGCCTGCTGCAGCTCATGCCGCTGGCCGACAGCGCCAATGTCGGCTTCGTGTATGTCAGCGACCGCATGGCCGACCGCATGCCGCAGATCATGAAGCGGCTGAGCGAGGCCACTGGCATTTCCAACATGATTGGCGCCTGCGGCTACAGCATCGCCGCCGGTGACAAGGAATATTGTGACGAGCCTGT includes:
- a CDS encoding aspartate/glutamate racemase family protein — protein: MKLLLINPNTTVAVTEKVLGVARQMVEPDTEIVGATGRFGAAYVATRSAYAIAAHAALDAWAQAIDQHGDFDAVLLACFGDPGLDGLRELCDVPVVGMADASIQLAASLGKHFGIVTGGERWGPMLREFVASRGLLDRLASIQTVAPTGGDIARDPEGSLALLAQACRAAADAGADTVILGGAGLAGLGAAIRDQVPVPLIDSTEASVRMTEAVARTKPAAPAHDAPPAVSCIGLSPALARKISGL
- a CDS encoding GNAT family N-acetyltransferase gives rise to the protein MTDGFTIQVMNRAQLDIAVDWAAAEGWNPGLQDAGLFHAADPQGFLVGLQGGEPVACISVVRYGHRYGFLGFYIVAPGWRGKGRGFAVWEAGLQHLRGRTVGLDGVLAQQDNYRKSGFKLAHRNIRYGGAADFGAPAAGLVDAREIAFDRLLEYDRRFFPAPRDGFVSGWLTAPGHRALAALADGELAGLGVIRPCRQGHKIGPLYAATSTQARALLAGLCASITGPVWLDVPETNAAAVTLAESLGMKPDFETARMYKGVAPQVEMARLYGITTFELG
- a CDS encoding DUF2147 domain-containing protein, with amino-acid sequence MTRKLRNIIIAFLILTLGPIAAMAQTADSLVGKWKTIDDETNAPRSIVEITEANGELQGRILQIFYRPDEKPDPVCEACEGERKDRPVIGMTFLWGLKPDGSNEWASGSVLDPKNGKIYNAKATLTEAGQKLRLRGFIGTPILGRTQIWLREP